The Helicobacter cetorum MIT 00-7128 region TTAACGCTTGCTTTAGAGTTTAAATTCATCTTATAATGCGGATTTAAGTGTTCCACTTGAATTTTATTATTAGCCTCAACGCCTTTTTTTAGTTCTTTATGAAAGCCTAAAGTTCCTCTCTCATTCACATGTAAAATCTCTGTTACGCCCTCTACTTTGTTTTTATCCAGCTCTTCTTTAGCGTAATTTCTTGTTTTTTGTGGAGCATTTTTGGGTTTGTTGTGGTTAGGGTTATTTGACCTTTCTTTTTTATTGTGGTTGTTTGCATGCTCTTTTTTATGGGGTTTTTGATTGTGGTTATTCTCATCTTTGTTTTGCGCATTTTCTTTAAAGCGTTTTTTGCGGTTAGCAAAACGATTGAATGCCCCAACTCTAGGCTCGTTATGATTAGAATTGGGTTGATTGTGGTTGTATGAGTGCTCATTATTCTCATAATTGTTATGCTCGTTATTCTCTTGCATTGGGTTCTTCCTTTACTATATTTATTTATCCTTTTATAAAAAGGTAATATCTAATCCAAAATAAAATCTAAGAGCTTGAGATAATCTCTAATCTCAGATGCCCTTATGCTATGGGGTTGTCCCTCTAGTTCTAAAAATTCTAACACCTTAGCAAGCTTTTCTTGATAAGAAACGCTTTTTTTAAGATTGTTTGAAAGCGTCTTTCTAGGGGCTATGAAACAAGCTTTCAAAAAATCTTCTAATCTGTCAAAGCCAAGTGTTAACGCCTTGTCAAAATCCATTTTTTCTAAGACACCCTTTTGCCCTAAACAAGCTAATGTGTCTTCTTTAGAACGCTCTTTAATGACTTGAAACACGCTAGAAAACACCTTAGGTGGCGGACTAAACGCACTAGGTGGCACATCAAATAAAAGAGTGGCATTCCCTATAGCACCAGCTAGAACACTTAAGGCGTTTTGAGTGTTTTCTTTGGCACAAAACTTTAACGCTACTTCTTTTTGTGTCATCACTAATAAACCCCTACACTTAGGGTCTTTAAGAGCATTTAATACAAGCCTAGTAGCGATGTAATAAGGCAAATTAGAGACTAAAAAATAAGGCTCTTGCTCGTTTAAAAAAAGCGCATCTTGAGACACAAGCTCCAAAGCAAAGCGCCTTTTCTCTCTCTCAAGCCTTGCTCGTATGCGCTCACACAGCTCGTTATCTATTTCATAAGTCTTTAGCGGATACAAATCTAACAACTTGCAAGTCAAATCGCCTAGCCCCACTCCAATTTCAATTAAATTCACTTGGTCTAATGGGGGCAAAGCGCTTACAATCTGGTCTAAAAACGACTCATCTGTTAAAAAATGCTGTCCTAAGGACTTCTTGGCTACAACCATAAGAGTTGATTCCTACTCCAACTATTATACTTAAAAAGCACTTGCCTTAGTAGCTTTGTGCTTTAAAAGTTTTGTATATGAAAGGCATTATAGCTTTTTTATCTTAAATTGAACGCTTTTTGTGAAAGTGGCAAAAAACTCTAATACTAATAATTGATAATATAGATAGTGCAAATTCAAAGATTTTTAAAAAGATAGATAAAAACTTGATTTTGTTTAACAATTAATGGTTCTTGTGGCTTATATTAACAATCCAACTACTTAGATATATCTAAGTAGTTGGGGCAACTCAAGCAAGAGATGTTATGCTAGGTAACTAGCAAGCAGAAAGTTGCTAAGTTTGGTATGTAGCGTTATTACTACCACAATTTTCTAACGCAAACATTGAGACTTGGTTTTGACAAGCTTTGAGTAGCAGGTAGCAAAATTAGGTTGAGCGAAAGCTCTAAAAATACAAATTTCAATTAAAGGAGACACCATGTCTAACAATAACAACCACAACCACAATGCGCAAAACAACAACAATAACAACGCTTGCAACCATAACAACAACAATGCGAAAAATAATAACAACAACAATGCGCAAAACAACAATAACAATAATGCTAAAAATTAAGTTATTGTAAGGCTTAGGGGGCAAAGCCACTTTTTATTGGCTCTTGCTCTCTTATAGTGGTCAATGGCTATTTCAGCCTTTGGCTATTAAGTTTCTCCACTAAAAAACTTCTTGGTATGATAACCACAATCTAAAATTTAGCTTGAATGCGTTCTATTATATTTTAGCCTTGGATTAGGGGCAATTTTATGTAGGTTTTGCTTATAAAATGCTTGAAAGTTAATGAATAAAATTCAAAAGTTAACAATTGGTTGACTTTTGTGGCTTAGAATCAAGGTCTAGCAAATAAGAATTGCTAGTATTAAAATTTTAAAATAAAGGAGACATCATGGCACACCATGAACATCACGGCGAACACCACCATCATCATCAACACCATCATCATCACCACTATCATGGCGGTGAACATCACCACCACCACCACCACTATTCAGGTGGCGAAGAGCATCATGGAGAGCATCACGAAGAGGGTTGCTGTCATGGTCATCACGGACATCACGAAGAAGATTAAGTCCGTGTGGGCTAGGGGTAACTCCAATGGGGTTGTCCCTAGTTTTTGGTTAGTGCAATCCTTGTTAAAAATTTAGTCAAATAGATTAAACTCTCTCAAAACGCTATTTTTTAAATAATTTCATAGATTATACAGATATATAAAGAGTAATTTTTTAATCAAGTCGTATGGTCAAAGTTTCTTAGTTTAAGTTTAAGTTTGCTATCATATTTCAAACCATATTTTAAATAGGAAAAAGATATGCAAGTTACCCCCCCCCCATTATTTTAAAATCAAGTAAGAAGTTTTTTAAAATCGCTTTCTATTCTGCGTTAGGGTTTAATCTTAGCTATGCTTTAGATGAAAGCAAGCTTAATGAACTCATTGAAAAGAAAGTTAAAGAAGTTTTAGCCAAACAAGAAATCAAGCCTAAACATAAAAGAGTGGATAGAAGCGGTCTTTTTGCTGGACTTGGGTATAGTGGGATGTATTCGTGGAATGTGCTTCCTAATGGTTTTCTATCAACAAATTGGACTAATGGTCGTATAGACAATAATCTTTTAGGTGTTTCTTCAGAAACTTATATGATTTTAGATAGAAAAAATCCTAACACACTTCTAAATGGTGCTAATTTTAAAGTAGGTTATCAATACATCGCTCCTGTTAGAGTTAAAAAAATGAGTTTTGGAGTGAGGGGAGGGTTTCAATACGCTTATAGCGTCGGTGATTATATGGATACAAATACAATTAGTTATCAATACCGACATGCATTTTTTAATAATAACGATCCGTTAAATCAAATAATGAAAATATTAAATCCATGGTTAGCAACAACGCAAAATAAGATTATAAATAATTATAAAACATCTTCAAGTATTATTATGAATACTTATAGCTTTTTCATAGATTTTTTGCATAATATTTACGAAAACGATAAATTATTTGTCGGTTATTTTATAGGGGCTGGACTAGGGGGTGAGAGCGTGCAGGTTGGATATTTTGGAAGATGGAATAGCCAAGTTGCACAATTTCAAGGCTATGGCTCGTTAGGTTTGAGAATGGGCGATAGACACCACACGCTAGAATTGAGCGCTAGTATTCATGGCGATGCTCCAAATTGCTCTAAGAAAAAGCCAAAGACTTGTGAGAGCATAAGACCTATGCAAGTAAAAATCCCTAGAGGATTTTTTGAAAGTTATGTTACATGGAGTGCGGATTATGTCTATCGGTTTTAAAGTCTTTTAAAAAGGCTTTAATGGTCTATTATATCTTTTAAGGAATAGTTTTTAAGTTTTTGATTTAAACTCCCCTCAATCCATTTAACATTAGCACCCTTTTCATTATTATTGAATAAAAACACGCCTACAACCCCATTTTTAAGAGGCTTAAGGGCTACTTCTACGCTAGGAAGAATGATATTTTTTTGATTAGGCTTAACTTCAAAAGCTAGGAAAAAGGGCTGATTGTTTTTAAAATCATAACCATTTCTTAAACTTGGATAGCCTGGAGCGCTTTGAATAATATTTTTTTCTGTATGGACACTAAAGGAATCTAAATAATAATATCCGGGCTCTAGTTTGATAGTTTGGGTTTTGGCTTTAGAATAGCTATTTTTCCATAAAAGCATAAAAAAGTTATTCCCTCCTAGTGCAATTAAACGCCCTCTAGGGTCTTTGAGCTTGAGTTTTTCAGCGCCCTTATAAGGGTCGCTATTAAAAAGTCCTTTTTCTTTTAACAGAGCATTATGCTTAGAAATAGTTTCTCTATCAATTTTACGCCAATAAGTGCGGACACTCTGTCCTTGATGAGCGATAAAAATGCTTACTAAACTTGTATTCTTAATTTTGGGGGATAAACAAGAGCTAAAAAGAAACGCAGTCATAAAACTACATAAAAGAGCGTATTTTTTCAAAAAATTTCCTTATTCAAATTTGTTTTTAGATAGTAGCATAACTTAAAATAATATAAAAGTTACAACTAAGAACAAGCAATAATAGGATAGAATAATCACATGCGAATAGATAAATTTTTACAATCAGTGGGTTTAATTAAAAGGCGTGTTTTAGCGACAGATATGTGTAATGAAAAGGCTGTGCAACTTAATGGTAGTTGCACTAAACCTAGCAAGGAAGTAAAAGTGGGCGATATTATTAGCTTGCATTATCTAAAAGGAGTAGAAGAATACACTATTTTACAAGTGCCTACTTTAAAAAATGTGCCTAGAAAAGATATACATCTTTATGTAGAGCCTAAAAACACCACTAAATAAGGATAATGGAATGAAAGAATACAAAAATACCCTAAATCTAAATGCGACTACCTTTTCTATGAAAGGGAATTTAAGCGTTAATGAGCCTAAGACTTATGCCAAATGGCAAGAGCAAGGGGCGTTTAAACGCATGCAAAAAAGAAAGAATAATCATGGGAGTTTCACTTTGCATGATGGTCCACCTTATGCGAATGGGCATTTGCATTTAGGGCATGCACTCAATAAGATTTTAAAAGATATTGTTGTTAAGAGAGAGTATTTTAAGGGGAAGAAAGTTTATTATACGCCCGGCTGGGATTGCCATGGCTTACCCATTGAGCAACAAATTTTAGAGCAATTAGAAAAAGAAAAAACAAGCCTAGAAAACCCCACGCTTTTTAGAGAGAAGTGTAGAGAGCATGCTAAGAAATTTTTAGAAATCCAAAAAGAAGAGTTTTTGCAATTAGGCGTTTTAGGGGATTTTGAAGAGCCTTATAAAACGATGGATTTTAAATTTGAAGCAAGCATTTATAAAGCCTTAGTAGAAGTGGCTAAAAAAGGGCTTTTAAAAGAACGCCATAAGCCCATTTATTGGAGTTATGCATGTGAGAGTGCTTTAGCTGAAGCTGAAGTGGAATATAAAATGAAAAAATCGCCTTCAGTGTTTGTAGCATTTAGTTTAAAAAATGAGAGTCTAGAAAAATTAAAGGTTACTAAAGCTAGTTTAGTAATTTGGACGACCACGCCTTGGACTTTGTGTGCGAATGTAGCGATTGCTCTAAAAAGAGACGCCATTTATGTGCTTACCAAAAAGGGTTATATCGTTGCAAAAGCCTTGCATGAGAAGTTAGTCGCTTTAAAGGTGGTGGATAGTGAGATTACGCATGAATTTAATGCGAATAATTTGGAATATTTAGTCGCTACAAACCCACTAAATAACAGAGAATCGCTTGTTGTTTTAGGCAAACATGTAGGTTTAGAAGATGGCACAGGGGCAGTTCATACAGCCCCTGGACATGGTGAAGATGACTACTATCTAGGCTTAGAATACAATTTAGAGGTGCTTATGCCTGTAGATGAAAAGGGTTGCTATGATGAGAGCATTATTCATAAAAAATTATTAGATAAAAGCTACCTAGGCGAACATGTTTTTAAGGCTCAAAAACGCATTATAGAGCAACTAGGCGATTCACTCTTGTTAGAACAAGAGATTGAGCATTCCTATCCACATTGCTGGAGAACGCACAAACCGGTGATTTATAGAGCGACGACGCAGTGGTTTATTCTAATGGACGAGCCTTTTATTCAAAATGATGGCTCTAAAAAAACTTTAAGAGAAGTGGCTCTAAATGCGATTGAGAAAGTGGAATTTGTGCCTAGCTCTGGGAAAAATCGCCTAAAAACCATGATAGAGAATCGCCCTGACTGGTGCTTGAGTAGGCAAAGAAAATGGGGTGTTCCATTAGCCTTTTTTATAGACAAACGCACGAATAAGCCTTGTTTTGAAACAGAAGTCTTAGAACATGTGATTAAACTTTTTGAAGAAAAGGGCTGTGATATATGGTGGGAATATAGCGTAGTGGATTTATTGCCCCCTAGTCATAAAGATAATGCTAAACACTATGAAAAAGTCATGCATATTTTAGATGTGTGGTTTGATAGTGCTAGCACCTTTAAGGCGGTTTTAGAAGACTATAAGGGGACAAAAGGGCAAAGTCCTAGCGATATTGTTTTAGAAGGGAGTGATCAGCATAGGGGGTGGTTTCAAAGCTCGCTCTTACTAGGCTGTATTTTAAATAACATTGCCCCTTTTAAAAAGGTTATTACGCATGGCTTTATCGTAGATGAAAAGGGCGAAAAGATGAGTAAATCTAAGGGCAATGTCGTGTCCTTAGATAGCTTACTCAAAAAGCATGGGAGCGATATTGTGCGTTTATGGGTGGCGTTTAATGACTATCAAAACGATTTAAGAGTCTCTCAAACCTTTTTTGCCCAAACTGAGCAACATTATAAGAAATTCCGAAACACCTTAAAATTCTTACTCGCTAATTTTAGCGATATGACGCTTAAAGATTTAGAACACTCTCATACTTTTAGCTCTTTAGATAGTTTCTTATTAGAAAAATTAGAAACCATGAGTAATGAAGTTAATAGTGCGTTTGAAGAGCATGATTTTGTTAAGGGCTTGAATATTTTAATGGCGTTTGTTACTAATGAATTGAGTGGGATTTATTTAGATGCTTGTAAGGATAGCTTGTATTGTGATAGCATAGACAATGAAAAACGCCGAGCCATTCAAATGGTTTTGCTGGCTGTAGCTAGTAGGTTGTGTTACTTTCTAGCTCCGATTTTAACACACAGCATTGAAGAAGTCTTAGAGCATAGCGGAGTGCTTCGTGCGTTTTTAGAAGCTAAAGATGTGTTTGACTTAAAAGATATTAAGGTTTTAGAAAAACTTCGCATTAAAGAACTAAAAAAGCAAGATTTTAAAGAAATCTTGGAATTGCGTTCTATTTTTAGTGAAGAGCTAGACAAATTGAAAAAAGAAGGCGTAATCAAGAATTCACTAGAATGTGGCATTGAAATTAAAGACAAAACGCTCAATGAAAACTTAGTAGAAGAATTGCTTATGGTAAGCTTTGTGGGGCAATTTAAAGAGAATATGGCTAAAGAAAAATTAAGCCAAAACAAAAAATTCGTGCTTTTTAAAGCCCCCTTTTTTAAATGCCCCAGATGTTGGCGTTTTAAAAGCGAGTTAGAAAATACACCTTGTAAGCGTTGCGAGCAAGTTTTAAAAGAACAACAATAAGGAAATAGGGCTTTGCAAACTTTACAAACCCATAGAGTTTTACAAGCCCTAATCGCCCATTTTACGCCTTTTTTAGAAAGTGGCATTACAGAACTGATTATCAATAACGAACAAGAACTTTGGCTTTATAAAGTCAATAACACACGAGAAAAAATCAAAGCGGAGCTTTTTAGCAAGGAATTTTTACTGAGATTTTGTGAGCAATTAGCAAGTTTTAGGGGGTTATTTTTTGATGAATTTCACCCTACGCTTAATTGCTCCATTCCTTTTACACGCTATAGAGTGAGTGCGAATCATTTTAGCATTACCACTAACCATCAAATTACGCTTAATATCCGTGTGCCACAACTTAACCCCTTAAATTTAGATGATTTCGCTTTTAAAACAAGCGATAAAGAGAGCTTAAAAGAATTGGCATTAAAGGGGCATAATATTCTTATTAGTGGGGAGACTTCAAGTGGGAAAACAAGCTTGCTAAACGCTCTTTTAAATTGTGTGAATAAAGATGAAAGAATTGTGAGCGTTGAAGATAGTCAGGAGCTAGATTTAAAGGCGTTTGAAAATTCTATAGGGCTTTTAGTGGGTAAGCAAGAAAATGGGTGCTTTAATTATGAAGATGCCTTGAATATGGCTATGCGACTAAACCCTGATAGGCTCATTGTAGGCGAGATTGACACAAGAAATGCGGCACTATTTTTGCGTTTAGGAAACACGGGGCATAAGGGCATGCTTTCAACCATTCATGCAAGTAGTGCTAAAAAAACTTTAGAAGCTCTTTCATTGAATTTGGGCATGCGATATTCGCATTCTTTAGATAAGGATTTGATGCAAGCGTATTTTAAGAGTGCGATTGATGTCATTATCCATGTCAATAGAATCAAAAATGTGCGTCAAATTACTGAAGTGTTATTCACTAAAGAGTTTTAAATGCCCCTAAAATCGCTTAAAAACCGCTTGAATCAAAATTTTGATTTATCGCCCCGCTATGGGAGTGTGAAAAAAATCATGCCAAATATCGTTTATGCGAATGGTTTTAACCCATCAGTGGGCGATGTGGTTAAAATTGAGAAAAGCGATGGCACAGAATGCGTGGGAA contains the following coding sequences:
- a CDS encoding outer membrane beta-barrel protein, coding for MDRSGLFAGLGYSGMYSWNVLPNGFLSTNWTNGRIDNNLLGVSSETYMILDRKNPNTLLNGANFKVGYQYIAPVRVKKMSFGVRGGFQYAYSVGDYMDTNTISYQYRHAFFNNNDPLNQIMKILNPWLATTQNKIINNYKTSSSIIMNTYSFFIDFLHNIYENDKLFVGYFIGAGLGGESVQVGYFGRWNSQVAQFQGYGSLGLRMGDRHHTLELSASIHGDAPNCSKKKPKTCESIRPMQVKIPRGFFESYVTWSADYVYRF
- a CDS encoding RNA-binding S4 domain-containing protein, with translation MRIDKFLQSVGLIKRRVLATDMCNEKAVQLNGSCTKPSKEVKVGDIISLHYLKGVEEYTILQVPTLKNVPRKDIHLYVEPKNTTK
- the ileS gene encoding isoleucine--tRNA ligase, which codes for MKEYKNTLNLNATTFSMKGNLSVNEPKTYAKWQEQGAFKRMQKRKNNHGSFTLHDGPPYANGHLHLGHALNKILKDIVVKREYFKGKKVYYTPGWDCHGLPIEQQILEQLEKEKTSLENPTLFREKCREHAKKFLEIQKEEFLQLGVLGDFEEPYKTMDFKFEASIYKALVEVAKKGLLKERHKPIYWSYACESALAEAEVEYKMKKSPSVFVAFSLKNESLEKLKVTKASLVIWTTTPWTLCANVAIALKRDAIYVLTKKGYIVAKALHEKLVALKVVDSEITHEFNANNLEYLVATNPLNNRESLVVLGKHVGLEDGTGAVHTAPGHGEDDYYLGLEYNLEVLMPVDEKGCYDESIIHKKLLDKSYLGEHVFKAQKRIIEQLGDSLLLEQEIEHSYPHCWRTHKPVIYRATTQWFILMDEPFIQNDGSKKTLREVALNAIEKVEFVPSSGKNRLKTMIENRPDWCLSRQRKWGVPLAFFIDKRTNKPCFETEVLEHVIKLFEEKGCDIWWEYSVVDLLPPSHKDNAKHYEKVMHILDVWFDSASTFKAVLEDYKGTKGQSPSDIVLEGSDQHRGWFQSSLLLGCILNNIAPFKKVITHGFIVDEKGEKMSKSKGNVVSLDSLLKKHGSDIVRLWVAFNDYQNDLRVSQTFFAQTEQHYKKFRNTLKFLLANFSDMTLKDLEHSHTFSSLDSFLLEKLETMSNEVNSAFEEHDFVKGLNILMAFVTNELSGIYLDACKDSLYCDSIDNEKRRAIQMVLLAVASRLCYFLAPILTHSIEEVLEHSGVLRAFLEAKDVFDLKDIKVLEKLRIKELKKQDFKEILELRSIFSEELDKLKKEGVIKNSLECGIEIKDKTLNENLVEELLMVSFVGQFKENMAKEKLSQNKKFVLFKAPFFKCPRCWRFKSELENTPCKRCEQVLKEQQ
- the rsmA gene encoding 16S rRNA (adenine(1518)-N(6)/adenine(1519)-N(6))-dimethyltransferase RsmA — its product is MVVAKKSLGQHFLTDESFLDQIVSALPPLDQVNLIEIGVGLGDLTCKLLDLYPLKTYEIDNELCERIRARLEREKRRFALELVSQDALFLNEQEPYFLVSNLPYYIATRLVLNALKDPKCRGLLVMTQKEVALKFCAKENTQNALSVLAGAIGNATLLFDVPPSAFSPPPKVFSSVFQVIKERSKEDTLACLGQKGVLEKMDFDKALTLGFDRLEDFLKACFIAPRKTLSNNLKKSVSYQEKLAKVLEFLELEGQPHSIRASEIRDYLKLLDFILD
- a CDS encoding CpaF/VirB11 family protein, with amino-acid sequence MQTLQTHRVLQALIAHFTPFLESGITELIINNEQELWLYKVNNTREKIKAELFSKEFLLRFCEQLASFRGLFFDEFHPTLNCSIPFTRYRVSANHFSITTNHQITLNIRVPQLNPLNLDDFAFKTSDKESLKELALKGHNILISGETSSGKTSLLNALLNCVNKDERIVSVEDSQELDLKAFENSIGLLVGKQENGCFNYEDALNMAMRLNPDRLIVGEIDTRNAALFLRLGNTGHKGMLSTIHASSAKKTLEALSLNLGMRYSHSLDKDLMQAYFKSAIDVIIHVNRIKNVRQITEVLFTKEF